A window of the Streptomyces griseochromogenes genome harbors these coding sequences:
- a CDS encoding amidohydrolase family protein → MGRDPGGAPSAGDDTLPAVVDAQVQLGSQLAIPRAFLEYQAENAHHRMTAYGHRVERERMLDRVLAVHQDDDGDRLVAEMDEAGVDQAFLVIPDYSHVARCALTPPELAGHIDKVNRRHAGRFKVFWGVDPRAGQDGVDLFERCVTEYGFAGLKLYPLCGYSPSDRRLYPYFEICESNGLPVLSHTGPGWGPLDFEYGTPLLLDEAARDFPRVNFILGHGGVTHVEEATYMCAHRPNTYLDISQFHSVLAADGWQAHLNRLFRLGISHKILFGTCWPSYRLSESLTGLVSAFAKGQPAVAGLREADRRMIMGGNSLRLVAGTPQSTAENVGKDHITVTDRGGRA, encoded by the coding sequence ATGGGGAGGGACCCCGGCGGCGCGCCGAGTGCCGGTGACGACACGCTGCCCGCAGTCGTCGACGCCCAGGTGCAGCTCGGCAGTCAACTCGCCATCCCCCGGGCCTTCCTGGAGTACCAGGCGGAGAACGCCCACCACCGCATGACCGCCTACGGCCACCGGGTCGAGCGCGAGCGCATGCTGGACCGGGTGCTCGCCGTCCACCAGGACGACGACGGCGACCGGCTCGTCGCGGAGATGGACGAAGCGGGGGTCGACCAGGCGTTCCTGGTGATCCCGGACTACTCGCACGTGGCGCGGTGCGCCCTGACACCGCCCGAACTCGCCGGGCACATCGACAAGGTGAACCGCCGGCACGCGGGCCGCTTCAAGGTCTTCTGGGGCGTCGACCCGCGCGCCGGGCAGGACGGTGTCGATCTGTTCGAACGGTGCGTGACCGAGTACGGCTTCGCCGGGCTCAAGCTGTACCCGCTGTGCGGCTACTCGCCGAGCGACCGCCGGCTGTATCCGTACTTCGAGATCTGCGAGAGCAACGGCCTGCCCGTGCTGAGCCACACCGGGCCGGGCTGGGGCCCGCTGGACTTCGAGTACGGCACACCGCTGCTGCTCGACGAGGCGGCGCGGGACTTCCCGCGGGTGAACTTCATCCTCGGGCACGGCGGGGTCACCCACGTCGAAGAGGCCACCTACATGTGCGCCCACCGGCCCAACACATACCTGGACATCAGCCAGTTCCACTCGGTCCTGGCCGCCGACGGCTGGCAGGCACATCTCAACCGGCTGTTCCGCCTGGGCATCAGCCACAAGATCCTCTTCGGCACCTGCTGGCCCTCCTACCGGCTCTCGGAGTCACTGACCGGCCTGGTGAGCGCCTTCGCCAAGGGGCAGCCCGCGGTGGCCGGGCTGAGGGAGGCGGACCGGCGCATGATCATGGGCGGCAACAGCCTGCGCCTGGTCGCCGGGACGCCACAGAGCACCGCCGAGAACGTCGGCAAGGACCACATCACCGTCACGGACCGGGGAGGCCGGGCATGA
- a CDS encoding phosphopantetheine-binding protein has product MNADVAALEKLMVEWVERWIEGEAHAAIDATTNLSHTGLLDSMAIVGLISYLEEQADVHFDFATFDPQHGISIQGLIQHCAE; this is encoded by the coding sequence ATGAACGCGGACGTCGCAGCGCTGGAGAAGCTGATGGTCGAATGGGTCGAGCGGTGGATCGAGGGGGAGGCGCACGCGGCGATCGACGCGACGACCAACCTCAGCCACACCGGGCTCCTCGACTCCATGGCGATCGTCGGCCTCATCTCCTACCTGGAGGAACAGGCCGACGTCCACTTCGACTTCGCGACCTTCGACCCCCAGCACGGGATCAGCATCCAGGGCCTGATCCAGCACTGCGCGGAATGA
- a CDS encoding aspartate aminotransferase family protein produces the protein MRTRRQLLAEAKAAHNHPAYAKMAFVMGCGVQGKGEGSRVLDADEGSAYLALFDQYGNQSFGYSHPRIVAAVREQLDTGVLNSTKIMFEEVQIRLSERLAEATGQRLPYSYLANGGGESIDNALKLARAATGRPGVISARGCFHGKTFATLSASDRPEHRALLGPFMEHFRQVDFGDVDQLAAALDDTVAAVLLEPVQAEAGVIVPPPGYLQEVRRLCTEAGALLVLDEMQTAFGRCGTFFAHEQFGITPDLVCVGKAFGGGVLPLSAVLGTERVWEVLRVLPSTFGSSLGGNPLSCRVGIEAIEIASDEAFLTTVKERSLTIDARLSAAAARHPALIAEHRGLGMMHGLEFTDGATAGLVLGRLLEERVTSTYSLYQTSVLRVQPPMVISEEDLDHGLSVLESVLAEVDGHRQPSAPSGAPTAELSPVTRTVRLPYPAAQVLDMLASRPRLLDPFAADPAAAAAPGHAPEFAGRLGGDAVVWADRAELLDDGVRLTAEPGWLWHTLERRVTVTPGDGGSLLEVRVAWNTDSGAYEDMLGGRIGFLAGERLAELITALEAELDRQGHLETLERKSADT, from the coding sequence ATGCGGACACGGCGGCAGCTCCTCGCTGAGGCGAAGGCGGCGCACAACCACCCGGCCTACGCCAAGATGGCGTTCGTCATGGGCTGCGGAGTCCAGGGAAAGGGCGAGGGCAGCCGGGTCCTGGACGCCGACGAAGGCAGCGCGTATCTGGCCCTGTTCGACCAGTACGGCAACCAGTCCTTCGGCTACTCCCACCCGCGGATCGTCGCCGCGGTGCGCGAACAGCTCGACACCGGCGTCCTCAACAGCACCAAGATCATGTTCGAGGAGGTGCAGATCCGGCTCTCCGAGCGGCTCGCGGAGGCCACCGGACAGCGCCTGCCGTACTCGTACCTGGCCAACGGCGGCGGCGAGAGCATCGACAACGCGCTCAAGCTGGCCCGCGCCGCGACCGGCCGGCCCGGTGTGATCAGCGCCCGCGGCTGCTTCCACGGCAAGACCTTCGCCACCCTCAGCGCCTCCGACCGGCCCGAACACCGCGCGCTGCTCGGCCCGTTCATGGAGCACTTCCGCCAGGTCGACTTCGGCGACGTGGACCAGCTCGCCGCGGCGCTCGACGACACGGTCGCCGCCGTGCTCCTGGAGCCCGTGCAGGCGGAGGCGGGCGTGATCGTGCCGCCACCCGGATATCTCCAGGAGGTGCGCAGGCTGTGCACCGAGGCCGGCGCGCTGCTCGTCCTGGACGAGATGCAGACGGCGTTCGGCCGTTGCGGCACCTTCTTCGCCCACGAGCAGTTCGGCATCACCCCGGACCTGGTGTGCGTGGGCAAGGCCTTCGGCGGCGGGGTGCTCCCGCTGTCCGCGGTGCTCGGCACCGAGCGGGTCTGGGAGGTCCTGCGGGTGCTGCCGTCGACCTTCGGCTCCAGCCTCGGCGGCAACCCGCTGTCCTGCCGGGTCGGCATCGAGGCCATCGAGATCGCCTCCGACGAGGCGTTCCTCACCACGGTCAAGGAACGCTCGCTCACGATCGACGCGCGGCTGTCCGCCGCGGCCGCCCGGCATCCGGCACTCATCGCCGAACACCGCGGCCTCGGCATGATGCACGGCCTGGAGTTCACCGACGGGGCGACGGCCGGACTCGTGCTGGGCCGGCTCCTGGAGGAGCGCGTCACCTCGACGTACTCGCTCTACCAGACGAGCGTCCTGCGCGTGCAGCCCCCCATGGTCATCTCCGAGGAAGACCTCGACCACGGTCTGTCCGTGCTCGAAAGCGTCCTCGCGGAGGTCGACGGCCACCGGCAGCCGTCCGCGCCGTCCGGCGCGCCCACGGCGGAGCTGTCCCCGGTGACCCGGACCGTCCGGCTGCCGTACCCCGCCGCGCAGGTGCTGGACATGCTGGCGTCCCGGCCCCGGCTGCTCGACCCCTTCGCCGCGGACCCCGCGGCGGCCGCGGCACCGGGCCACGCGCCGGAGTTCGCCGGGCGGCTCGGCGGCGACGCGGTGGTCTGGGCGGACCGCGCCGAACTCCTCGACGACGGGGTGCGGCTGACCGCGGAGCCCGGCTGGCTGTGGCACACCCTCGAACGCCGTGTGACGGTCACGCCCGGCGACGGCGGAAGCCTCCTGGAGGTCCGCGTCGCCTGGAACACCGACAGCGGAGCGTACGAGGACATGCTCGGCGGCCGGATCGGATTCCTGGCGGGCGAACGGCTCGCCGAACTCATCACCGCGCTGGAAGCGGAACTCGACCGCCAGGGACACCTGGAGACGTTGGAAAGGAAGTCGGCCGACACGTGA
- a CDS encoding N-acyl amino acid synthase FeeM domain-containing protein: protein MNVTFRLARTETDKTDVLRLRDAVYVGDQGRLADVTDTAATFDRFDPHAEYIVGYADRSPVGTVKVVPDTAAGLPCDDTVDLTALRKGNRLVEFGHLMTLPEVRNRDIGMGLMRAAVVHSARTYDMTHILGDFFVDDSGGLRGFYKEIGFFALHEPYEDTRFKGAPLSLVAALDVTEAVRRARTEQGKQSRLLQYFFGDYDSYIRQEATDADTAAAPR from the coding sequence GTGAACGTGACCTTCCGACTGGCGCGTACCGAGACCGACAAGACAGACGTGCTGCGGCTGCGTGACGCCGTGTACGTCGGCGACCAGGGCCGGCTCGCGGACGTGACAGACACGGCGGCGACCTTCGACCGCTTCGACCCCCATGCCGAGTACATCGTCGGGTACGCCGACCGGAGCCCGGTGGGCACCGTCAAGGTCGTCCCCGACACGGCGGCCGGGCTGCCCTGCGACGACACCGTGGACCTCACGGCACTGCGCAAGGGCAACCGGCTCGTGGAGTTCGGGCACTTGATGACCCTGCCCGAGGTGCGCAACCGCGACATAGGCATGGGTCTGATGCGCGCCGCCGTGGTCCACAGCGCCCGGACGTACGACATGACCCACATCCTCGGCGACTTCTTCGTCGACGACTCCGGAGGGCTGCGCGGCTTCTACAAGGAGATCGGCTTCTTCGCCCTGCACGAGCCGTACGAGGACACCCGTTTCAAGGGGGCGCCGCTCAGCCTCGTCGCCGCTCTCGACGTCACCGAGGCGGTCCGCCGCGCCCGCACTGAGCAGGGGAAGCAGAGCAGGCTGCTGCAGTACTTCTTCGGCGACTACGACAGCTACATACGACAGGAGGCGACGGATGCGGACACGGCGGCAGCTCCTCGCTGA
- a CDS encoding AMP-binding protein — translation MNLADLLDRSGNHTAARVVEIDVTGGRRELTHSALTDLARTRARQLTAAGVRPGHLIGIRAANSLDWLAWDLAALAAGARLKAFADTTDIPDPHDFIAGHGLALLIADLPTTAPAVVRPDGVPGADVVPPTAVVVETDDVHSLVYSSGTTGRLKGLEISAKGTEYVINRFIDAFGVTGTDRHLIFLPLANYQQRLSVYLCLWLGADLVLAPYQRVFQAVRAESPTFLIGPPVFYDTALQLHVKGAGKDSLPDFLGGRIRFMITGMAPIRRATLDGFWERDVPLLEAYGLTETGMVAWNTPDDHRVGTVGRLIDPDAVTFLDDGEVLINRPAPLGRGYFDTDGDPTAAEVFQADGTILTGDYARLDPDGFLTLIGRKKDVIALGSGRKVHPAEIEAAFTGIDGVSEIIVVPTPQSNRLGAIVTPADPADTALRGHIEKRVEEINATLDAHERVMSLVFSDTALRSDPAFMTANMKLSRGRAAEHFAAAVEEESASGGTAAGEPGADVRTER, via the coding sequence ATGAACCTTGCGGACCTCTTGGACCGCTCCGGCAACCACACCGCCGCCCGCGTGGTGGAGATCGACGTCACCGGCGGGCGCCGCGAGCTCACGCACAGCGCGCTGACGGACCTCGCACGCACCCGGGCGCGGCAGCTGACGGCCGCGGGCGTGCGCCCCGGCCACCTCATCGGCATCCGCGCGGCCAACAGCCTGGACTGGCTCGCCTGGGACCTGGCTGCCCTGGCCGCGGGAGCCCGGCTGAAGGCGTTCGCCGACACCACGGACATCCCCGACCCCCACGACTTCATCGCCGGCCACGGGCTCGCCCTGCTGATCGCAGACCTGCCCACGACCGCCCCCGCCGTCGTACGGCCCGACGGCGTCCCGGGTGCGGACGTGGTGCCGCCCACCGCCGTCGTCGTCGAGACCGACGACGTCCACAGCCTGGTCTACTCCTCGGGCACGACCGGCCGGCTCAAGGGCCTGGAGATCAGTGCCAAGGGCACCGAGTACGTCATCAACCGCTTCATCGACGCCTTCGGCGTGACCGGCACCGACCGGCACCTGATCTTCCTGCCGCTCGCCAACTACCAGCAGCGGCTGTCCGTCTACCTGTGCCTGTGGCTCGGCGCGGACCTGGTGCTCGCCCCGTACCAGCGGGTCTTCCAGGCGGTGCGCGCGGAGAGCCCGACCTTCCTGATCGGACCGCCCGTCTTCTACGACACGGCGCTCCAGCTCCATGTGAAGGGCGCGGGCAAGGACTCGCTCCCGGACTTCCTGGGCGGACGCATCCGCTTCATGATCACCGGCATGGCACCGATCCGGCGCGCGACCCTGGACGGATTCTGGGAGCGGGACGTGCCCCTGCTGGAGGCATACGGCCTGACCGAGACCGGCATGGTCGCCTGGAACACCCCGGACGACCACCGCGTCGGCACCGTGGGCCGCCTCATCGACCCGGACGCGGTGACCTTCCTCGACGACGGCGAAGTGCTCATCAACCGCCCGGCCCCGCTCGGGCGCGGCTACTTCGACACCGACGGGGACCCGACCGCCGCGGAGGTCTTCCAGGCCGACGGCACGATCCTGACCGGTGACTACGCTCGCCTCGACCCCGACGGGTTCCTGACCCTGATCGGGCGCAAGAAGGACGTCATCGCGCTCGGCAGCGGCCGCAAGGTGCACCCGGCCGAGATCGAGGCCGCGTTCACCGGCATCGACGGCGTCTCGGAGATCATCGTGGTGCCGACCCCGCAGTCCAACCGGCTCGGCGCCATCGTCACCCCGGCCGATCCGGCGGACACCGCCCTGCGCGGTCACATCGAGAAGCGCGTCGAGGAGATCAACGCGACCCTCGACGCCCACGAGCGCGTGATGTCGCTGGTCTTCTCCGACACCGCCCTGCGGTCCGATCCGGCGTTCATGACCGCCAACATGAAGCTCAGCCGGGGCCGCGCGGCGGAGCACTTCGCGGCGGCGGTCGAGGAGGAGTCCGCTTCCGGCGGGACCGCCGCGGGCGAGCCGGGCGCGGACGTCCGGACCGAGCGGTGA